One genomic region from Pirellulales bacterium encodes:
- the hemA gene encoding glutamyl-tRNA reductase: MKLLLVGCSHQTAEVALRERLAFSPHQAEQALARWRDAFPATEGVLISTCNRVEMYAAADHKGDLPTHRQVAEFLADCQGLNPHDIFNQLFEHSGETAVRHLFTVAASLDSMVVGEPQILAQVKQAYHLAQRQNCAGPLTHDAFQSALRAAKRVAGETRIHEKRVSIPSVAVGDFAQEIFARFDDKVVVVIGAGEMADETLSYVRAAGARQPRIVNRHDARAIDLAAKHHGVAVPWAELDQQLAAADLIISTTGASQPVVTLERYERFKDSRYQRPLIILDLAVPRDFDPRIGDELNVFLYTLDDLQAACQRNRQEREGELPRALSIIEDETARFMTDVYHRATRPIIQQLRSGWHAICDAELQRLYHKLPDLDAAARQEIEQTFERFVNKLLHPPLESLRAEARQGTPHGLLDALKRLFRLEE; this comes from the coding sequence ATGAAATTGCTGCTTGTTGGCTGCAGCCACCAAACCGCTGAAGTCGCCCTGCGGGAGCGATTGGCCTTTTCTCCGCACCAGGCGGAGCAGGCCCTAGCGCGGTGGCGGGACGCCTTTCCCGCGACAGAAGGTGTGCTCATCTCGACCTGCAATCGGGTGGAAATGTACGCCGCCGCCGACCACAAGGGGGACCTCCCCACGCATCGCCAAGTGGCCGAATTTTTGGCCGATTGCCAAGGGCTGAACCCCCACGACATATTCAACCAGTTATTTGAACATTCCGGTGAAACCGCGGTTCGACATCTGTTTACCGTGGCCGCCAGCCTGGATAGTATGGTCGTGGGAGAGCCACAAATCCTGGCCCAGGTTAAACAGGCCTATCATTTGGCCCAGCGGCAGAATTGCGCGGGTCCCTTGACACATGACGCCTTTCAATCGGCCCTACGCGCGGCCAAGCGGGTTGCCGGCGAGACCCGCATCCATGAAAAGCGGGTGAGTATTCCCAGTGTGGCCGTGGGGGATTTTGCCCAGGAAATTTTTGCCCGCTTTGATGACAAAGTCGTGGTCGTGATCGGCGCCGGGGAAATGGCCGATGAAACACTGAGCTATGTTCGCGCGGCTGGCGCGCGGCAGCCCCGTATCGTGAATCGGCATGACGCGCGGGCGATCGATTTGGCGGCAAAGCACCACGGAGTGGCGGTACCCTGGGCCGAATTAGACCAGCAATTAGCCGCCGCGGACTTGATTATTAGCACCACCGGGGCCAGCCAACCGGTGGTGACGCTGGAACGGTATGAGCGGTTCAAGGATAGCCGCTACCAGCGACCGCTGATTATTCTAGATTTGGCGGTGCCGCGGGATTTTGATCCCCGGATCGGCGATGAGTTAAATGTGTTTCTATATACCCTGGACGACCTGCAAGCCGCCTGCCAGCGGAATCGCCAGGAGCGGGAAGGGGAGCTACCCCGCGCGTTATCCATTATCGAGGATGAAACCGCCCGCTTTATGACAGACGTTTATCACCGCGCCACGCGACCCATTATTCAACAATTGCGCAGCGGCTGGCACGCGATCTGTGACGCGGAATTGCAGCGTCTCTACCACAAATTGCCCGACTTGGACGCCGCCGCGCGGCAAGAGATTGAACAAACCTTTGAGCGTTTTGTTAATAAGCTGCTGCATCCACCGCTGGAATCCCTGCGGGCCGAAGCCCGCCAAGGAACGCCGCACGGCTTGCTCGACGCGCTCAAACGGCTGTTTCGCCTGGAGGAATAG
- the ccsA gene encoding cytochrome c biogenesis protein CcsA — MLERISITCFAASYGVALGLEISRLIFHSAWRNVLLWIFALAGLIAHTLYLGYRGYEAVLTHHTPLSSSAEYYLLAAWVLGVMYLLTLALQPRARSGIFFLPLVLLLIATSRFADGQPFPQERAASIWFTLHTLLLLLGYVVVVFGFAMGIMYLLQAARLKAKQPPTARFRLPNLEWLELANQRSVVGAAILIILGIVAGVIFNLVQQGIIPWHDPVIWRSAIITGWLICALLFCALYRPAQRGRKVAYLTIASFLFLMVSVLLGLVFKSEHKAPQPLVNRVRIEAVNRGMAACRRCAGEACA, encoded by the coding sequence ATGTTAGAACGCATCTCCATCACCTGCTTTGCCGCTAGTTACGGCGTTGCGCTGGGGTTGGAGATTTCCCGGCTGATCTTTCACAGCGCCTGGCGAAATGTGCTGTTGTGGATCTTTGCCCTGGCTGGCTTAATTGCCCACACCCTGTACCTGGGTTATCGCGGCTACGAGGCGGTCCTGACACACCATACGCCGCTGTCCAGTTCCGCCGAGTACTACCTGCTGGCCGCCTGGGTGTTGGGGGTGATGTATTTGTTGACCTTGGCTTTGCAACCCCGCGCCCGGAGCGGGATTTTTTTTCTCCCGTTGGTGTTATTGTTGATTGCCACTTCCCGATTTGCCGATGGACAACCCTTTCCCCAGGAACGGGCCGCTTCCATTTGGTTTACCCTGCACACCCTGTTGTTGCTGCTGGGATATGTGGTGGTGGTGTTTGGCTTTGCCATGGGGATCATGTATTTGCTGCAGGCGGCTCGGCTCAAAGCCAAACAGCCCCCCACCGCCCGCTTTCGGCTGCCAAACCTGGAATGGCTGGAACTAGCCAATCAACGCTCGGTGGTGGGGGCGGCGATTTTGATTATACTGGGCATCGTGGCCGGAGTAATTTTTAACCTGGTCCAGCAAGGGATCATCCCCTGGCATGATCCGGTCATCTGGCGTTCGGCCATCATCACCGGATGGTTAATCTGCGCGCTGCTGTTTTGCGCGTTATACCGCCCCGCCCAGCGCGGCCGCAAAGTCGCCTATCTGACAATCGCCAGCTTTTTATTTTTGATGGTCAGCGTTTTGTTGGGCCTGGTATTCAAATCGGAACACAAGGCTCCGCAGCCGCTGGTCAACAGAGTCCGTATCGAAGCCGTCAACCGGGGAATGGCTGCTTGCAGGCGTTGCGCCGGGGAGGCCTGCGCATGA